Below is a window of Nicotiana tabacum cultivar K326 chromosome 19, ASM71507v2, whole genome shotgun sequence DNA.
AAGTTACTCCATTTATCATCTATTTTACTTATCCTCGATTGTGAATACAATATTTATTTGTagtgttcttcttcaaaaaattttTTTATATAACTTGAGAAATTAACTAATTAGCAAAAGAAtgcaatttaaatttttttttctttataacttGAGAAATCAACTAATTAGCTCACAGTTTCCTTTTATTTAGCCACTAATTAGAGTTGTATTTACTCTTAAGTcattgtttaaaatatatttattcttttagctagtgctttaataaacttttacccgcccggacgaaaatacccttgtgctagacatgatgtccttaacttcatgagtgttgtgtagATATTAaggaccaacaacaacaactcagtataatcccactagtggggtctggggagggtagtgtgtacgcataccttacctctaccctgaggtagagaggctgtttccgatagaccctcgactccctCCCTCCAAAAACTCTCCACCTTActtttggggtgactcgaactcacaacctcttgattaAGGACCAAATGTTCTGAATTAGCACCTTCTgttttaaactttaggacatcctGTCATtgacttcatatgtgcagtgtatgTTAAGAGATatcgtgtccttaacttcatgagtgttgtgtaaatattaaggacatggtgtccttaacttcatgagtgatgtgtaaatattaaggacaaagtatcatgtatttgcaccttctgttgttaaactttaggacatcatatgctttatatgtgcagtgtaaatgttaaggacatgatatccttaacttcatataTGCAGTGTAAAGAAAGGGTAAAACCGtcttttcgtattaattttaatagagtagtggttATTTTTGCTCAGCATTAAAAATGTTGGATAAAAACTAAATACCACATTAAAAAGTGGCTACCCCACGCCATTTCTACCCCTAAATACCCAACGTTTTcaggactctattttcttcaacaatttaattgttcttctaaaaattcacacaaatccaaaggaactaatgtgctgCTTTACTTTTTTACGCAAAACAATGTTGAAATTTATGTTCCATaactataaagaaaatactttttttttgttgcaaaagaaagtactctttctacgACCTGAAAACAAAgtaatcattttattttaaaataccttttctacatcatgaaatactcattttgttgaaacgaaaaaaatactttttctacatcatgaaaagaaaatactttgtCTACATCACGAAAATAAAGtacttttttttgttaaaatgaaaaaaaagacttttttatattatgaaaagaaaatactcatttgttgaaatgaaaaaaaaaatctatctataacatgaaaagaaagtactattaataatatttttatttagggtggggATGGGGAGCGAGGGTGGAGGTGGGGTGGGTTGGGGTGGGGGTGAGGTAGGGTGGGGATGGGGAGCGAGGGTTGGGGTGAGTAGGTAGGGGTGTGGGGTAGGTTGGTGGGGATGGGGAATAGGGTGAGGAAGGTTGAAAAAGTATTTTGAaaaatgttcacttcttttggtaggaaaaatattttcctctaattggaggaaaatgagttaatgagaaaaatattttccaaaacatttaagccaaccaaacatgaaaaaattggaaaatattttccgaaaaatgtttatcttcgtaccaaacacaccctccATCTaatgtttttttaattttctctaaCCATACTAGATTATACTTGCCTTGCTCTAACTTAGAATAAGATGCTTGTGATAAGTGTCTATAcattgaaatttttgaaagacttCAATTTGTTGATTGTGATGACATATTGTAGAAAGAATTGTATAAGCCCATATACATGAATATTGAGAAGTCAGCTCATGGCTTCATACACTTTTAGCTACCTTTTACTCTCTCCCGCAGGGACGCACACATGCCCACATACATGATATTTCAAGACTGAAAACGCACGAGGTGCCAATTAATGGATGGTGTGAGAAGGTACATCACTCCATTCCTGTGATATTCAACATGCTTATATAACATTACTTTCACATTTTGTTGAAATCAGCCAAGTGTAGCATATCCATTAAAGGCGAGATAGAACGTGATGGATAGTAAAAAAAAGAGTCGCGTTAGCAACTTCCAGATGCCTCTGCACTATCCAAAATACACCAAAGAGGACTATCAGCACATGCCCGAGTGGATGATAGACAGGCTTCTTGCTGAATATGGTTTACCTGCTGATGGCGACTTGGCTAACAAGCGAAAGTTTGCAATGGGTGCTTTTGTTTGGCCTCATTCTCCAGCCAAGCCCTCATCCCATACAACTACATCTCACCAATCAACTTTTGTTAACAAAAATGTAGGAGCAGCTGCTGTTCAGAATAAGTAATGAAATATCTTTCACCGCTCACCTCTCTTTCGAAGTACTGTTCTACAACTACTCATTTGTGTCAATATATGAGAGAATATAATATATATCTTTAAATATAACGTATCTGAAGATGATCTATCTTGTATTGCAATTAAGTTATATCCTATAGAGAGCAATTCCGCTGtgaattaaattttgaattagGTTTAAAAGGGAAAAAGGGAAAAGATCCATAAAACCACAGATAAACGAACAGGTCGGAGCATCTTCCGCACTTGCAAATATCAGTTTATGGAAACTTTCCAGGTATTATCTACTTACATACAGACAACAAAAAGAGTCAGTTGGTCCACTCTACGTATACACAAGAATGGTTGTTTTTGTATGCCTTCTAAGTGTAGAAGGGTTACAGTCACTACAGATGGGATAGAAGGAAACAAAAGTAACCTGATTGTGAAAGCTCATACAACGATATGGTCTAACATGGACCAGAAACCGGGGTCCCCCACATAACACTGAAAACATAAAGGTTCCTTGTAAGAGATCTTGATAATTTCTGTACGTGACCTCCCACAAGGATTGAGAGTAGACACCATCATTTGCTTCTTAAATAGTTATGGTCAATGATCAGTTCTATCTGTTTGAGGTGCAATTTCTCCCTGAGAAATCAAGTTCTCACCCATCACTGGCGTGCTAGACAATGACCCATGAATCTGCCATTGATTCTATTGAGGATAAGATTTCATCTTGCAGACAGTTAAATATGAATATTGGAAGCAAGAGAAACCTACCAAGGAAGGCGACTTCAAAGTCCAGGAGTCACGGGCAGGGGTTACAGTTGAATCTGAAGGCCTGTGGAACAGCAAATGTGCAATAGATCGATCTATAGGGTTCGTGTCTGTTTCGATGTCCAAATATCCTGTGGACCTGAAATACAACCCCTTCGATGTTACTGACCAAAAAGTGATGTCAAAAAGAGATAGAATCTGTTACATGTGTTGCTCACCAGCTCCACAAACCCAGCACCCCTGCACCGATTTGCTTTTTAAAGTATCATTTCTGACTTGACATAGTATCCCTCTTTCTTAACCAACAGTACTTTTTCTTAACTGAGCATGTTGTATATACACTGACATTTAATAAATCGAGGACTTATAATAAGAAAAACCACCAACATATTTTGGCAGAATACATACACTCCTGCAGTACCATCCTGTCAATTGAGACACATGTCATGCATAAAACTCATCCAATATTATCTTCACTTCATTATGTATTTTGTATGCCATTTATCAATCCTTTAGGTAAGTTTATTTACGTATTTACATATAGGGAATGATATAGGGAATGATAACAATCAATTCTTTTGATACATAACTTTATCTACCACATTTATATTGTACAGTTGATATGTTGAATATACCACTCTTACTGAGCTAAATCCTCGCTTCTGCTGTTAAATATGTGAAATAAATCCAAATTTCAGGATTTTTAGGTAGAAGTGAAGAACACTAATAGTTTAAAGATCTTATCTTAGCACCAAATTTGAGCATTCAAAGAAGAATGCCGTTCCAGAGATGTTGACTATTAGTCGATGGCCCTAGAACTAGTTAAGAACTGTTCAGAAACATCAACTTTCTGTTCCAGTATAACTTTCTTCCTGTACAGTTTATGAAGTATTGATTCATCCACATCTTCTGAGATCGACCCTGTCTGTCTACTCAAAGCGATTATATCTAGCACGGAAAAACCTGCTTCGGCTCATTTTAGGAAGAGAGCAAGAGGATATTGGAGGAGATCATCTGCCTATCACCAACAGGAGCTGCAGCGTATGGAAACCACAAGGGATTCATCCAAAATTACCGTTTTAGTTGTTCAGTGAATTTTTCTGATTTTCATTATTGATCGTCTACGTGTAGAACTagtacaattttttttataagatGGGTAGTACTAGTATAATTTCACTCCATACTATTAATTTCACCTGGCCAATGGCTAATCTCAACGAATAAACTTGTATAGACAAGCTTTTATGTAGCAAAATATAACTCAATGGACAAACATCTGCACAGTACTAGATTTAAATTAGGATGCTACTACTTAAAGTTGGGCTAGTATTCAACAACTCGCTGAACACGCCATCGTTGAACTAAGCAAAGCCAAGCTCAACAATGATGTCAAAATTAAACAACCAATCAACTATATAAACTAATACCAGATGATTAATTAACCCAAAATAAAAGGCAACATATATAGTTTAGCAATGCCATCGTTGAACTAAGCAAAGCCAAGCTCAACAATGATGTCAAACTTAAACAACCAATCAACTATATAAACTAATACAAGATGATTAattaacacaaaaaaaaaaaatagacaatATAGGAGAAGTAATATGAGAGAGCCAAGACAACAAGCTATTCAGCAAATAATGCATATAGATACTGAGAAAGGATCCATACTTGTTTGTTCCCTCGCTAATCAGTGATCCGCTGGCCCCTCCATCATCTCCAGAGCCATTATTGAGATTAGCATGTCTATGCCTTTGTTCAGCACTCCGAGCCAACCGGTACAAGCTATCCCTTATACATAGCTTTGTCCGTATGTCCAACTAAACCAAGAAAGTTGAACGTCATCTATTTTACAAAGATGTAATACTAAGAAGTCAATTTCAACTACAGGTTTAACTTTGAAGACCCACTTTTAACACATCTGCTAACAAGCCCATCCTAGCCAAAGTACACTGGACTAACATATGAATAATTACCAGAGAATACTGAAATATAAGTCATACGTTTGGATGATTTCTGCATAATCAgcctaaaacaacaacaacaacaacccagtataatcccactagtggggtctggggagggtagtgtgtacgcagaccttacccctaccctggggtagagaggttgtttccgatagaccctcggctccttccctccaagaactccccaccttgctcttggggtgactcgaactcacaacctcttggttggaagtggaaggTGCCTAAATATACCAATCACTTGCCTACCACTTGCAACAGCGACATGCactaaaaagaccatcctgaagCATGCACAAAACGAGTGTGCAGTTCTACAAAATCGGAACAGTCCCGTGATGTATGTGTGCAGCTACAAGAGAGTGTAGCAGGAGATCTTTGATATACTACATCCCTCTTCAAATATTGTAAGATGAAATACTTTGGGATATACAAAGTATAGGAATATGAAATGTTTTTATATATATGACACCAGATCAAGAAAATAACTGCGATTAGCACCAAGACTGATTGCACAACACCAGTCTACTTTGAACATGCATAGGAGAGTATGTCATACATGCAAAGTTGAGTTAACTCTTTTGCAGCTTAAACTCTTaataaattcatcaaagaagaagaagaagaagattataaCACAGTAAATTTCATAGTGGGACTGACTACCTGTTCCATGACACGTTGAAGCTGATGAAAATTAGCTGCTTCTTCTGAATTTTCATCCAACCCAGAACTTATAGAAGAGCACTCCTGTACAACTGAGGATCCTAATTCTGCTGGAATCCCCATGCCAACCCCTTCAAGATCACGGTTATTTTCAACCTTAACTCCGGATTGGTGGAATAACTTCTCCGCCTTTTCATTTATTGTCATAGCAGCCACCTGAAAAGAAGGATCAGGAGAACCCTCCATGGACTGTACCTGATTTGATGCATAGGAGTCCTTGGGAGAAGGAGACATGAGACCATTATTTTCGTGCTTTGTAATTGGTAGAGTTGGATGGAGAGCACTCCTATCTGAATGACCGTAATCTGAATGCATGTAAGAAAAGCTACCCCCCAAATAGCCAAAATCGGGCACTTGAGCTTGCTTTTGCTGCGGGACACCTGCAGATGTGAAATTCACTTGAGTTCTTGGGGGGCCAGAAGGATGCTTCTTCTCTTCTGGAACGCTATCAGT
It encodes the following:
- the LOC107803837 gene encoding protein LNK1 isoform X8, yielding MLEKDPWADAPDGAKVEDVSPSENTRTSSRRIKSNNVNSIESKSCSNGRPLDDKNAAVGENAYSYPVGPIPQADDDLSFLDNSCEGKDSNDLLYYSWPEIENFEDVDRMFRSCDSTFGFGPGSEDDLGWLSSSDVIEGSGDGLTSAFKFPCPASTALGSTSASHETSKLKETNISTNTSVTENQSLGYNGSSWSSEKNESVNLSQLSFVNESSNSECELVPDKKAGVQGGGVQVEIASNNQPRISNDVVNSMQRKHSKHQNRSEGKRKCGYLENGDTFNYTDSVPEEKKHPSGPPRTQVNFTSAGVPQQKQAQVPDFGYLGGSFSYMHSDYGHSDRSALHPTLPITKHENNGLMSPSPKDSYASNQVQSMEGSPDPSFQVAAMTINEKAEKLFHQSGVKVENNRDLEGVGMGIPAELGSSVVQECSSISSGLDENSEEAANFHQLQRVMEQLDIRTKLCIRDSLYRLARSAEQRHRHANLNNGSGDDGGASGSLISEGTNKSTGYLDIETDTNPIDRSIAHLLFHRPSDSTVTPARDSWTLKSPSLIHGSLSSTPVMGENLISQGEIAPQTDRTDH
- the LOC107803837 gene encoding protein LNK1 isoform X6, with product MLEKDPWADAPDGAKVEDVSPSENTRTSSRRIKSNNVNSIESKSCSNGRPLDDKNAAVGENAYSYPVGPIPQADDDLSFLDNSCEGKDSNDLLYYSWPEIENFEDVDRMFRSCDSTFGFGPGSEDDLGWLSSSDVIEGSGDGLTSAFKFPCPASTALGSTSASHETSKLKETNISTNTSVTENQSLGYNGSSWSSEKNESVNLSQLSFVNESSNSECELVPDKKAGVQGGGVQVEIASNNQPRISNDVVNSMQRKHSKHQNRSEGKRKCGYLENGDTFNYTDSVPEEKKHPSGPPRTQVNFTSAGVPQQKQAQVPDFGYLGGSFSYMHSDYGHSDRSALHPTLPITKHENNGLMSPSPKDSYASNQVQSMEGSPDPSFQVAAMTINEKAEKLFHQSGVKVENNRDLEGVGMGIPAELGSSVVQECSSISSGLDENSEEAANFHQLQRVMEQLDIRTKLCIRDSLYRLARSAEQRHRHANLNNGSGDDGGASGSLISEGTNKSTGYLDIETDTNPIDRSIAHLLFHRPSDSTVTPARDSWTLKSPSLNQWQIHGSLSSTPVMGENLISQGEIAPQTDRTDH
- the LOC107803837 gene encoding protein LNK1 isoform X5, yielding MLEKDPWADAPDGAKVEDVSPSENTRTSSRRIKSNNVNSIESKSCSNGRPLDDKNAAVGENAYSYPVGPIPQADDDLSFLDNSCEGKDSNDLLYYSWPEIENFEDVDRMFRSCDSTFGFGPGSEDDLGWLSSSDVIEGSGDGLTSAFKFPCPASTALGSTSASHETSKLKETNISTNTSVTENQSLGYNGSSWSSEKNESVNLSQLSFVNESSNSECELVPDKKKAGVQGGGVQVEIASNNQPRISNDVVNSMQRKHSKHQNRSEGKRKCGYLENGDTFNYTDSVPEEKKHPSGPPRTQVNFTSAGVPQQKQAQVPDFGYLGGSFSYMHSDYGHSDRSALHPTLPITKHENNGLMSPSPKDSYASNQVQSMEGSPDPSFQVAAMTINEKAEKLFHQSGVKVENNRDLEGVGMGIPAELGSSVVQECSSISSGLDENSEEAANFHQLQRVMEQLDIRTKLCIRDSLYRLARSAEQRHRHANLNNGSGDDGGASGSLISEGTNKSTGYLDIETDTNPIDRSIAHLLFHRPSDSTVTPARDSWTLKSPSLNQWQIHGSLSSTPVMGENLISQGEIAPQTDRTDH
- the LOC107803837 gene encoding protein LNK1 isoform X7 — protein: MLEKDPWADAPDGAKVEDVSPSENTRTSSRRIKSNNVNSIESKSCSNGRPLDDKNAAVGENAYSYPVGPIPQADDDLSFLDNSCEGKDSNDLLYYSWPEIENFEDVDRMFRSCDSTFGFGPGSEDDLGWLSSSDVIEGSGDGLTSAFKFPCPASTALGSTSASHETSKLKETNISTNTSVTENQSLGYNGSSWSSEKNESVNLSQLSFVNESSNSECELVPDKKKAGVQGGGVQVEIASNNQPRISNDVVNSMQRKHSKHQNRSEGKRKCGYLENGDTFNYTDSVPEEKKHPSGPPRTQVNFTSAGVPQQKQAQVPDFGYLGGSFSYMHSDYGHSDRSALHPTLPITKHENNGLMSPSPKDSYASNQVQSMEGSPDPSFQVAAMTINEKAEKLFHQSGVKVENNRDLEGVGMGIPAELGSSVVQECSSISSGLDENSEEAANFHQLQRVMEQLDIRTKLCIRDSLYRLARSAEQRHRHANLNNGSGDDGGASGSLISEGTNKSTGYLDIETDTNPIDRSIAHLLFHRPSDSTVTPARDSWTLKSPSLIHGSLSSTPVMGENLISQGEIAPQTDRTDH